A DNA window from Capnocytophaga sp. ARDL2 contains the following coding sequences:
- a CDS encoding aminoacyl-histidine dipeptidase, which produces MNTDIQNLEPKSLWSYFANLNAVPRASKKEERVIAFMVEFGNGLGLPTTVDEVGNVLIKKSATAGMENRKTVVLQSHLDMVHQKNNDTEFDFDTQGIEMFIDGDWVKAKGTTLGADNGIGVATIMAILASTDIPHPAIEALFTIDEETGMTGAMGLQPGVLSGDILLNLDTEEDDELDIGCAGGVDVTAKAEYPEEDTPENSVAYTITVKGLKGGHSGMDIHKGLGNANKIMNRLIFNGFDGFGLQVASINGGSLRNAIPRESVAEVIIAGVYDEAFIFDMQQIVREIKEEYAVTEPEMQILFERKEEVPAKVMTPAAQFYLVRALYTAHNGVYKMSAAFDDLVETSNNIAKVRVGNGELQIQCLTRSSVESSKFDLANSLRSAFELMGCEVEFSGSYPGWAPNPNSSILKVMRELYQKINGEEPRVVACHAGLECGILGTHYPEMEMISFGPNIKGAHSPEEKVQISSVQKYWNFVLQTLENIPVK; this is translated from the coding sequence ATGAATACAGATATTCAAAATTTAGAACCAAAGAGTTTGTGGAGTTATTTCGCAAATCTAAACGCTGTACCTCGTGCGTCTAAAAAAGAGGAAAGAGTGATTGCTTTTATGGTAGAATTTGGTAACGGATTGGGATTGCCGACTACTGTTGACGAAGTGGGAAATGTTTTGATTAAAAAATCAGCAACCGCAGGAATGGAAAATAGAAAAACGGTGGTTTTACAGTCGCATTTGGATATGGTTCATCAAAAAAACAACGATACCGAGTTTGATTTTGATACTCAAGGTATCGAAATGTTTATTGATGGCGATTGGGTAAAAGCAAAAGGCACTACTTTAGGAGCAGACAACGGAATTGGTGTTGCTACGATTATGGCTATTTTAGCTTCGACTGATATTCCGCATCCTGCAATAGAAGCTTTGTTTACTATCGACGAAGAAACGGGGATGACAGGTGCTATGGGATTGCAACCAGGTGTTTTAAGCGGTGATATTTTGTTAAACCTAGACACGGAGGAAGACGATGAATTGGACATCGGTTGTGCGGGTGGTGTAGATGTAACTGCCAAAGCCGAATATCCTGAGGAAGACACTCCTGAAAATTCGGTGGCTTATACCATCACTGTGAAAGGTTTAAAAGGTGGTCATTCGGGGATGGATATTCACAAAGGATTGGGGAATGCCAACAAAATTATGAACCGTCTTATTTTCAACGGTTTTGATGGTTTTGGATTACAAGTAGCAAGTATCAACGGAGGTAGTTTACGCAATGCGATTCCTCGTGAAAGTGTAGCCGAAGTAATCATTGCAGGTGTGTATGACGAGGCGTTTATCTTTGATATGCAACAAATTGTAAGAGAAATCAAAGAGGAATATGCGGTAACAGAACCAGAAATGCAAATTTTATTTGAACGCAAAGAAGAAGTTCCTGCAAAAGTAATGACTCCTGCAGCTCAATTTTATTTAGTAAGAGCCTTATACACAGCCCATAATGGTGTTTATAAAATGAGTGCAGCTTTTGACGATTTGGTTGAAACTTCAAACAATATTGCAAAAGTAAGAGTTGGTAATGGAGAATTGCAAATTCAATGTCTGACGCGTTCGTCTGTAGAATCATCAAAATTTGACTTGGCAAATTCTCTTCGCTCTGCTTTTGAATTGATGGGTTGTGAAGTAGAATTTTCAGGTTCGTATCCAGGTTGGGCTCCAAATCCTAATTCTTCTATCTTGAAAGTAATGAGAGAATTGTATCAAAAAATCAACGGAGAAGAACCAAGAGTTGTGGCTTGTCACGCAGGTTTGGAATGTGGAATTTTAGGTACACACTATCCTGAAATGGAAATGATTTCATTTGGTCCAAACATCAAAGGAGCTCACTCGCCAGAGGAAAAAGTACAAATTTCTTCGGTTCAAAAATATTGGAATTTTGTTTTACAAACATTAGAAAATATTCCTGTGAAGTAA
- the gldA gene encoding gliding motility-associated ABC transporter ATP-binding subunit GldA: protein MSIQVKNISKVYGEQRALNNVSFDINKNEIVGFLGPNGAGKSTLMKIMTSYISATDGEVFINGKKVGTEDLSINKSIGYLPEHNPLYTELYVREYLEFNANIYQVSKNRIEEVIKITGLTPEAHKKIGSLSKGYRQRVGIACALLHNPDILILDEPTTGLDPNQLIEIRQLIKNIAKDKIVFLSTHIMQEVEAMCNRVIIIKKGEIVSNYSLTELLQNEENQTVEVVFDVKIEEQFLGKLPHLIQLKNVHGNEWELVFSTKDDMRSKLFDFAIELDVKILSMNLKNKKLEEIFREKTS from the coding sequence ATGTCTATTCAGGTAAAAAATATATCAAAAGTTTATGGCGAGCAACGTGCATTGAACAATGTGTCGTTTGACATAAATAAAAATGAAATCGTAGGTTTTCTTGGGCCTAATGGAGCAGGAAAATCTACGTTGATGAAAATAATGACTTCATATATTTCGGCTACGGATGGAGAAGTTTTTATCAATGGAAAAAAAGTGGGAACTGAAGATTTGTCTATCAATAAATCGATTGGATATTTACCAGAACACAATCCGCTTTATACAGAATTGTATGTAAGAGAATATTTAGAGTTTAATGCAAATATTTATCAAGTTTCCAAAAATAGGATAGAAGAAGTAATCAAAATTACAGGACTGACTCCAGAGGCTCACAAGAAAATTGGTAGTCTATCAAAGGGATATCGTCAGCGTGTTGGTATTGCATGTGCTTTGCTACATAATCCTGATATTTTGATTTTGGACGAACCTACCACAGGATTAGACCCTAACCAATTGATAGAAATCCGTCAGTTGATCAAAAATATTGCAAAAGACAAAATCGTTTTTCTTTCTACACATATTATGCAAGAGGTAGAGGCTATGTGCAATCGAGTGATTATCATCAAAAAAGGAGAAATAGTTTCAAATTATTCTTTAACAGAGTTACTGCAAAATGAAGAAAATCAGACGGTTGAAGTAGTATTTGATGTGAAAATTGAAGAACAATTCTTAGGAAAATTGCCACATTTGATTCAATTGAAAAATGTACATGGTAATGAATGGGAATTGGTATTTTCTACAAAGGACGATATGCGATCAAAATTGTTTGATTTTGCTATCGAATTGGATGTAAAAATTCTTTCAATGAATTTGAAAAATAAAAAATTAGAAGAAATATTTAGAGAAAAAACAAGCTGA
- a CDS encoding HmuY family protein, with the protein MKNYIILSSLIATTIISCKSDDNSVKNNIAVSFENPSVNANQETTEVKILFSKPTSDAGVLHLTLTETNAVYGTDYTTAPSANNQSLQVPFQAGVQSVSFQFVRQNASNTGSVKVAIQSIASNGIYQVQGNTSTQISLSESSSLGGVIAPEVGGSTQPNRVYIDLSDNSQKGYRRDQWDLGFYSGNEYRVILNNSMKMAVKQLNTNDITQMVSIDEAVAVGTFLESNMAFVDHPNGAISQTAIAEISANADENKVYLLNLGNAIPTTPASAGAVNVAGDARGWRKIKINRAANGYQLLYAELGSTTYQEVSIPKNTTHNFSFFSLQNNQIVTAEPEKTKWDLCFSTFTNEVEGFGSYFFSDVILSNHKNGVVAYQVKEENGVSYNSFTASQIEQSKFQTSEAKDQRAIGASWRNTQPLELYLDVFYVVKDVQGAVYKLKITQMQNSTNERGYPKVQYSKL; encoded by the coding sequence ATGAAAAACTATATAATACTTAGTTCGTTGATTGCAACTACAATAATTAGTTGTAAATCTGATGATAATTCGGTAAAAAATAACATTGCCGTATCTTTTGAAAATCCGTCGGTAAATGCAAATCAAGAAACCACCGAAGTGAAAATTTTGTTTTCAAAACCTACTTCAGATGCAGGTGTTTTGCATTTGACATTGACTGAAACGAATGCAGTGTACGGAACTGATTATACCACTGCTCCGTCGGCAAATAATCAATCGTTGCAAGTGCCGTTTCAAGCAGGAGTACAATCGGTAAGTTTTCAGTTTGTAAGACAAAACGCATCAAATACAGGTAGCGTAAAAGTTGCCATTCAGAGTATTGCCTCTAACGGAATTTATCAAGTGCAAGGAAATACTTCCACCCAGATTTCTTTGTCAGAGTCGAGTTCGCTTGGTGGAGTTATTGCCCCCGAAGTTGGCGGTTCTACTCAACCCAATCGAGTGTATATCGACTTGTCTGACAATAGTCAGAAAGGCTATCGAAGAGACCAATGGGATTTAGGATTTTACAGCGGAAACGAATACCGGGTAATCCTAAATAATAGTATGAAAATGGCTGTAAAACAATTGAATACCAATGATATTACACAAATGGTAAGCATTGACGAAGCCGTAGCAGTAGGAACATTCCTCGAGTCGAATATGGCATTTGTCGATCATCCCAACGGAGCGATTTCACAAACAGCAATAGCAGAAATTTCAGCCAATGCAGATGAAAATAAAGTGTATTTGCTCAATTTAGGAAATGCAATTCCAACAACACCAGCTTCGGCAGGAGCGGTAAATGTAGCAGGAGATGCAAGGGGGTGGAGAAAAATAAAAATCAATCGAGCAGCTAATGGGTATCAGTTGTTGTATGCCGAATTGGGTAGTACAACTTACCAAGAGGTATCCATTCCAAAAAATACCACACATAATTTCTCGTTTTTTAGTTTGCAAAACAATCAAATCGTAACAGCAGAACCAGAAAAAACGAAATGGGATTTGTGTTTTTCCACTTTTACAAACGAAGTAGAAGGATTTGGTTCGTATTTCTTTTCAGATGTGATACTTTCCAATCATAAAAATGGGGTAGTCGCATATCAAGTGAAAGAAGAAAATGGCGTTTCGTATAATTCTTTTACAGCATCACAAATAGAGCAAAGTAAATTTCAAACTAGCGAAGCCAAAGACCAAAGAGCCATTGGTGCGAGTTGGCGAAATACCCAACCTTTGGAATTGTATCTCGATGTGTTTTATGTGGTAAAAGATGTACAAGGAGCAGTGTACAAATTGAAAATCACTCAAATGCAAAACAGCACCAACGAAAGAGGTTATCCAAAAGTGCAATATAGCAAGTTGTGA
- a CDS encoding NADP-dependent isocitrate dehydrogenase, whose amino-acid sequence MMSKSKIIYTLTDEAPMLATYSFLPIVQAFTSTANIDVETKDISLAGRILANFPQYLKEDQKIGDALAELGELAKTPEANIIKLPNISASIPQLTAAIAELQAHGYAVPNYPADPQTEEEKAIKASYAKVLGSAVNPVLREGNSDRRAPKAVKNYAKKHPHSMGAWSEDSKTKVAHMENGDFYGTEKSVTVENDTQFKIEFVGTDGSVKELKGLAPLKAGEVIDSSVMNLNALKAFVKQTKEEAKAAGVLLSVHLKATMMKVSDPIIFGAIVSVYFEEVFTKYATLFAELGINPNNGLGELYAKIAGQAQENEIKAAIDAAIANGPDLAMVNSDKGITNLHVPSDVIVDASMPAMIRTSGQMWNKEGKQQDTFALIPDRNYAGVYTAVIEDCKKKGAFDPTTMGSVPNVGLMAQKAEEYGSHDKTFQATENGTIRVVDANGTVFMEQVVEKGDIFRMCQTKDAPIKDWVKLAVNRARLSNTPIVFWLDENRAHDREIIAKVNKYLPEFDLSGLDIRILSPIEACKFSIERIRKGEDTISVTGNVLRDYLTDLFPILEVGTSAKMLSIVPLMNGGGLFETGAGGSAPKHIEQFKEEGYLRWDSLGEFLALQASLEHVAQTQNNTKAQVLADALDEANDKFLDTDKSPGRKLGTIDNRGSHFYLAMYWAEALANQSKDNELAEKFAPIAKQMLENEVKINEELISSQGKAQEIAGYYQPSAEKTSAAMRPSTTLNEIIESL is encoded by the coding sequence ATAATGTCTAAATCAAAAATCATTTACACATTGACAGATGAGGCGCCTATGTTGGCAACTTATTCTTTCTTGCCTATCGTTCAGGCATTTACTTCTACAGCAAATATCGATGTTGAAACAAAAGATATTTCTCTTGCAGGTAGAATTTTAGCTAACTTTCCTCAATATTTGAAAGAAGACCAAAAAATCGGTGATGCTTTGGCTGAATTAGGCGAATTGGCAAAAACTCCAGAAGCAAATATCATCAAATTACCAAACATTTCGGCTTCCATTCCTCAATTGACAGCTGCTATTGCTGAATTACAAGCTCATGGATATGCTGTACCTAACTATCCAGCAGATCCACAAACAGAGGAAGAAAAAGCAATCAAAGCTTCGTATGCAAAAGTTTTAGGTTCGGCTGTAAACCCAGTGTTGCGTGAGGGTAACTCTGATCGTCGTGCACCTAAAGCTGTGAAAAATTATGCAAAAAAACATCCACATTCAATGGGAGCTTGGTCTGAAGACTCTAAAACTAAAGTAGCTCACATGGAAAACGGAGATTTTTATGGGACTGAAAAATCAGTTACTGTTGAAAATGATACACAATTCAAAATCGAATTTGTTGGAACTGACGGTTCAGTAAAAGAATTGAAAGGTTTGGCTCCATTAAAAGCTGGTGAAGTTATCGACTCTTCAGTGATGAATTTGAATGCGTTGAAAGCATTTGTAAAACAAACCAAAGAAGAGGCAAAAGCTGCTGGTGTATTGCTTTCTGTACATTTAAAAGCTACGATGATGAAAGTTTCTGACCCTATTATTTTCGGAGCTATTGTTTCTGTTTATTTTGAAGAGGTTTTCACGAAATACGCCACATTATTTGCAGAATTGGGTATCAATCCAAACAATGGTTTGGGTGAATTGTACGCAAAAATCGCAGGACAGGCTCAAGAAAACGAAATCAAAGCTGCGATTGACGCTGCAATTGCAAACGGGCCAGATTTGGCAATGGTAAATTCAGACAAAGGAATAACCAATTTGCATGTACCCTCTGATGTAATCGTTGATGCTTCTATGCCAGCAATGATTCGTACTTCTGGACAAATGTGGAACAAAGAAGGAAAACAACAAGATACTTTCGCATTGATTCCAGATAGAAATTACGCTGGAGTTTATACAGCAGTAATCGAAGATTGTAAGAAAAAAGGTGCTTTTGACCCTACAACGATGGGATCTGTGCCAAATGTGGGATTGATGGCTCAAAAAGCTGAAGAATATGGTTCGCACGACAAAACTTTCCAAGCTACTGAAAACGGTACAATTCGTGTAGTAGATGCCAACGGAACAGTTTTTATGGAACAAGTTGTTGAAAAAGGAGATATTTTCCGTATGTGCCAGACCAAAGATGCACCTATTAAAGATTGGGTAAAATTGGCAGTAAACAGAGCGAGATTATCAAACACACCTATAGTTTTCTGGTTGGATGAAAACCGTGCTCACGATAGAGAAATTATTGCAAAAGTAAACAAATATTTACCAGAATTTGACTTATCAGGATTGGATATTCGCATTTTATCACCAATCGAAGCATGTAAATTTTCAATCGAAAGAATCCGCAAAGGAGAAGATACAATTTCAGTAACAGGAAATGTATTGAGAGATTATTTGACAGATTTATTCCCAATTTTAGAGGTTGGAACATCTGCAAAAATGTTGTCGATTGTACCATTGATGAACGGTGGTGGATTGTTTGAAACAGGTGCAGGAGGTTCGGCTCCTAAACACATCGAACAATTTAAAGAAGAAGGATATTTGCGTTGGGATTCATTAGGAGAGTTCTTGGCATTACAAGCATCATTAGAACATGTAGCTCAAACGCAAAACAACACAAAAGCACAAGTGTTGGCAGACGCTTTGGACGAAGCTAATGACAAATTCTTGGATACAGACAAATCACCAGGTAGAAAATTAGGAACTATCGACAATCGTGGTTCTCACTTCTATTTGGCAATGTACTGGGCAGAAGCTTTGGCAAATCAATCAAAAGACAATGAATTGGCTGAGAAATTTGCTCCAATTGCTAAACAAATGCTTGAAAATGAAGTTAAAATCAATGAAGAGTTGATTAGTTCGCAAGGTAAAGCACAAGAAATTGCAGGATATTACCAACCATCAGCAGAAAAAACTTCAGCTGCGATGCGTCCAAGTACTACTTTAAACGAAATCATTGAAAGTTTGTAA
- a CDS encoding MFS transporter, with product MQNQNKTSLLSSLKSFNGNFWLASFMELMERWAWYGIFGLLGLYLVASTDEGGLGFNHIQKGAIMGNVTAILYLLPLFFGVIADRIGYKLSLVIAYTIMIVGYYLMGEVNTYFGMYMIFMLVAIGAAFFKPVASAIIARNTDETTGTMGFGIFYMMVNIGGFVGPAASSYLRTQFGWKIIFIQAAVVIGINLLFVLLFYKEPKIEKTYKTPLLTELKNSVLNIVKALKDKKLTLLLLLMIGFWTMFNQLFYTLPNFIADWINSAVISDWINANLPFLANLLTENGQVKPEWFTNLDAFMIICLQVAISYMVINLPHISSIIRGAIIATIGVCLTFYFNNVWFCIIGTMIFAIGEMMSSPTLSSFIATITPKGKEGLYQGTYFLPVAVGNWVTGFISGGLYQKWSDKLSLLQTEMNRRNIAMPEVTSKETYIEEASKVLGMKISEFEKMFGLKNADVNWKEIPTKVNEYALSIGKNTSSLNVPFTKSEYFTLAEQKLQLSHWEMTDMLWEHYQPNKIWWVILGVGMVSIISLMIYNKFVVKKQ from the coding sequence ATGCAAAATCAAAACAAAACTTCATTGCTCAGTTCACTAAAATCCTTTAATGGGAATTTTTGGTTGGCTAGTTTTATGGAACTTATGGAACGCTGGGCGTGGTACGGAATCTTTGGATTGTTGGGACTGTACCTTGTAGCCTCTACAGACGAAGGTGGTCTTGGATTTAACCACATTCAAAAAGGGGCAATTATGGGAAATGTAACTGCTATCTTATATCTTTTACCCTTATTTTTTGGAGTAATTGCCGATAGAATTGGTTACAAACTATCCTTGGTCATTGCTTACACCATAATGATTGTTGGCTATTATCTCATGGGCGAAGTCAATACCTATTTCGGTATGTATATGATTTTCATGTTGGTAGCTATCGGAGCCGCATTTTTTAAACCTGTTGCCTCGGCAATCATTGCCCGAAACACCGACGAAACCACTGGTACTATGGGCTTCGGAATCTTTTACATGATGGTAAACATCGGAGGATTTGTAGGTCCTGCTGCTTCGTCGTATTTGCGTACACAATTTGGTTGGAAAATTATTTTTATTCAAGCAGCTGTGGTTATTGGTATCAATTTGCTGTTTGTACTTCTGTTTTACAAAGAACCCAAAATTGAAAAAACATACAAAACTCCTTTACTTACTGAACTGAAAAATTCGGTGCTAAATATTGTGAAAGCTTTGAAAGACAAAAAGTTAACTTTATTATTATTGTTGATGATTGGATTTTGGACAATGTTCAATCAATTGTTTTATACTTTACCCAATTTTATTGCCGATTGGATCAATTCTGCCGTAATAAGTGATTGGATCAATGCAAATCTTCCGTTTTTAGCCAATTTATTGACTGAAAATGGTCAAGTAAAACCCGAATGGTTTACCAATCTCGATGCCTTTATGATTATCTGTTTACAAGTAGCCATTTCGTATATGGTTATCAATTTGCCTCATATTAGTTCGATTATCAGAGGAGCTATCATTGCAACTATCGGAGTTTGTTTGACATTTTATTTCAACAATGTGTGGTTTTGTATCATCGGAACTATGATTTTTGCCATAGGAGAAATGATGAGTAGTCCTACCCTATCTTCGTTTATTGCAACGATTACTCCAAAAGGAAAAGAAGGATTGTATCAAGGAACCTACTTTTTGCCAGTAGCTGTAGGTAACTGGGTAACTGGTTTCATCTCAGGTGGTTTGTATCAAAAATGGTCGGATAAATTGTCGCTGTTGCAAACTGAAATGAATCGTCGAAATATCGCTATGCCTGAGGTTACATCAAAAGAAACTTATATAGAGGAAGCATCAAAGGTTTTGGGAATGAAAATTTCTGAATTTGAAAAAATGTTCGGATTAAAAAACGCCGATGTCAATTGGAAGGAAATTCCTACTAAAGTAAACGAATACGCACTTTCCATAGGAAAAAACACTTCATCATTGAATGTACCATTTACAAAAAGTGAATATTTTACTTTAGCCGAACAAAAATTACAATTATCACATTGGGAAATGACCGATATGCTTTGGGAACATTATCAACCGAATAAAATATGGTGGGTAATCCTTGGAGTAGGAATGGTTTCTATTATTTCGTTGATGATTTACAATAAATTTGTGGTTAAGAAGCAGTAA